From one Synechocystis sp. PCC 6803 substr. PCC-P genomic stretch:
- a CDS encoding acylase encodes MLVQIRGKLRRGVGLVLLFVLTVGLGIGNPVWANGKTEIFWDSWGVPHIFAANETKLMEAFGWAQARGHGDLLLTLYGEARGKGAEYWGIDYLDNDQYVHTMNIPRRSEVWLNAQTPAMRRDLESFAQGINNYFQQHPDFSQPSLRQVLPITAQDVVAHVQRLLLFEFVTNPQAVASLAGQIPEANVPIASNAWAIAPKQTESGHGLLLINPHLPWGGQFRLTEAQLVAPGMDLTGAAFVGTPVPAMGFNNDLGWSLTVNYPHNVGKYALTLAEGGYEWDGEVKSFDRRNNQVKILQGNGSYQTLQWEALESVTGIVVAQRGGNAYTLKIPGLDRSGAISQFLHMGKAKTLEQFEAAWQKQQIPMFNVLYSDRQGNIFYLYNTLTPIREGSWQDWDRLQPINRSADLNSDYYIYEQLPKLTNPASGWLQNSNDPPWTSTFPPELDAADYPPSLAAPDLSFAPSLLRTQRSIKLLKNNSSLTFEQFKQKVFDSQMELGDRIVPLLVSAAKVLANPIGIEAAEVLQAWDKQANPDSRGAVLFMLWALTIGADKVLGGQWNPADPLNTPSGMADINKFMAVLEGVAAQVKFLYDDLAISWGEVVQMQVGNFTAPANGAPSNLGSFRVLALSTIANQRFQAVAGDSYLSLVEFADRPRGQSILVYGNASQPDSPHNGDQLELYSKNQLRPVWRSPREIKAHLEKEEIL; translated from the coding sequence ATGCTGGTGCAAATACGGGGTAAATTACGGCGGGGCGTAGGACTGGTATTACTATTCGTTCTCACAGTGGGGTTGGGCATTGGTAACCCAGTGTGGGCCAATGGTAAAACGGAAATTTTTTGGGATAGCTGGGGAGTACCCCATATTTTTGCTGCCAATGAAACCAAGTTAATGGAGGCTTTTGGTTGGGCCCAGGCCCGGGGCCACGGAGATTTACTCCTCACCTTGTATGGGGAAGCAAGGGGCAAAGGAGCGGAATATTGGGGCATTGATTACCTTGACAATGATCAGTATGTCCATACGATGAATATCCCTCGGCGATCGGAGGTGTGGTTAAATGCCCAAACCCCAGCCATGCGCCGTGATCTGGAAAGTTTTGCCCAGGGTATCAATAATTATTTCCAACAACATCCCGATTTCAGTCAGCCCAGTTTGCGCCAGGTATTGCCCATCACAGCCCAGGATGTGGTGGCCCATGTACAGAGATTATTACTGTTTGAGTTTGTTACTAATCCCCAAGCCGTTGCTAGCCTCGCAGGACAAATACCAGAAGCTAACGTACCCATTGCCTCCAATGCCTGGGCGATCGCCCCTAAGCAAACTGAATCAGGCCATGGGCTATTACTAATCAATCCCCATTTACCCTGGGGGGGGCAATTTCGTTTAACGGAGGCCCAATTGGTGGCCCCTGGCATGGATCTGACCGGGGCGGCCTTTGTGGGAACTCCTGTGCCGGCCATGGGTTTTAACAATGATTTGGGCTGGAGCTTAACAGTCAATTATCCCCATAACGTGGGCAAATATGCCCTTACTTTGGCAGAAGGGGGCTATGAATGGGACGGGGAAGTTAAATCCTTCGATCGCCGTAATAATCAAGTCAAAATTCTCCAGGGCAATGGCAGTTACCAAACTTTGCAATGGGAAGCCCTAGAAAGTGTGACGGGCATTGTGGTGGCCCAGCGGGGAGGCAATGCTTACACCCTCAAAATTCCTGGTTTGGACCGCAGTGGGGCCATCAGTCAGTTTTTGCACATGGGTAAAGCCAAAACCCTAGAACAGTTTGAAGCGGCTTGGCAAAAGCAACAAATTCCCATGTTCAATGTGCTCTACAGCGATCGCCAGGGCAATATTTTTTATCTATACAATACTTTGACCCCTATCAGGGAAGGCAGTTGGCAAGATTGGGACCGTCTGCAGCCGATTAACCGCAGTGCCGATTTAAACTCTGATTACTACATCTATGAACAATTGCCCAAGCTAACGAACCCCGCCAGTGGTTGGCTCCAAAACAGCAATGATCCCCCCTGGACCAGCACCTTTCCCCCGGAGTTGGATGCGGCGGATTATCCTCCCAGTCTGGCCGCGCCGGATCTAAGCTTTGCTCCTTCTTTGCTGCGTACCCAACGGTCAATTAAATTGCTGAAAAATAACTCTTCCCTAACTTTTGAGCAGTTTAAGCAAAAAGTCTTTGACAGCCAGATGGAATTAGGCGATCGCATTGTGCCTCTACTGGTGTCGGCCGCTAAAGTCTTGGCTAACCCCATTGGTATTGAAGCGGCGGAAGTGCTCCAGGCCTGGGACAAACAGGCTAACCCCGATAGTAGGGGAGCGGTATTGTTTATGCTCTGGGCCCTGACCATTGGCGCAGATAAAGTTTTGGGCGGTCAATGGAATCCCGCTGACCCCCTCAATACCCCCAGCGGCATGGCGGACATTAACAAGTTCATGGCGGTGCTGGAAGGGGTGGCGGCCCAGGTGAAATTTCTCTACGATGATTTGGCGATCAGTTGGGGAGAAGTAGTGCAAATGCAGGTCGGGAATTTTACTGCTCCTGCCAACGGTGCTCCCAGTAACCTAGGCAGTTTTCGGGTCTTGGCCCTCAGCACCATTGCCAACCAAAGATTTCAAGCAGTGGCCGGAGATAGTTACCTGAGCTTAGTGGAATTTGCCGATCGCCCCCGGGGCCAGAGTATTTTGGTCTATGGCAATGCCAGCCAGCCCGATTCCCCCCATAACGGTGACCAGTTGGAACTTTACAGTAAAAATCAACTGCGACCGGTGTGGCGATCGCCAAGGGAAATCAAGGCCCATCTGGAAAAGGAAGAAATTCTCTAA
- the tmk gene encoding dTMP kinase — protein sequence MAALFIVLEGIDGSGKTTQGDLLLAHFQRQGLAAVLSPEPTNGPVGRLIRQALQGDLFTYNDARQFEAQMGYLFAADRHYHLYHPGDGVEAKLAQQCHVITTRYYFSSLAYNCHTEADWEFVQRLNQSFPQPDWVIYLDLPVDLALQRLGDRQQLEDQAPRECYEQREKLISVHRNYDRIFAHYQGQLCRLDASLPVEQLHQAIITKVEEML from the coding sequence ATGGCGGCATTATTTATTGTGCTAGAAGGCATTGACGGGTCAGGGAAAACCACCCAAGGGGATCTCCTGTTGGCCCATTTTCAGCGCCAAGGCCTGGCCGCAGTGCTTAGCCCGGAACCCACCAATGGCCCCGTGGGCCGCTTAATTCGCCAAGCTTTACAGGGAGATTTATTTACCTACAACGATGCCCGACAATTTGAAGCCCAGATGGGTTATTTATTCGCTGCCGATCGCCATTACCATCTCTACCATCCAGGGGATGGAGTGGAGGCAAAATTAGCCCAACAATGCCACGTAATCACCACCCGCTACTATTTTTCTTCTCTCGCCTATAATTGCCACACAGAGGCCGACTGGGAATTTGTTCAACGCTTAAATCAATCTTTTCCCCAGCCTGACTGGGTAATTTACCTAGACCTCCCGGTGGATTTGGCCCTACAACGCCTTGGCGATCGCCAGCAACTGGAGGACCAAGCCCCGAGGGAATGTTACGAACAACGGGAAAAGCTAATCAGTGTCCACCGCAATTACGACAGAATTTTTGCCCATTACCAGGGCCAACTTTGTCGCCTGGATGCCAGCCTGCCGGTGGAGCAACTACACCAAGCCATTATCACCAAAGTTGAGGAAATGCTGTGA
- a CDS encoding CHAT domain-containing protein, with the protein MSSQPSNALNVQQVNELTTDLEGKWAGIYENYFQEDFSSLGLTTEEIGKKLASLQQQTGQKAAIFWINPEADGVSICLLTGDRPTVGVKVLDTAEQNLMATAEMFALQVSDPRNQNYRATGKKLYDWLIAPVANELKANAIDTLIFCVGPKLRSLPFAALYDGEKFLAEQYAITRIPGFNLTEWGPTDLSQARILAMGSSEFTDAEPLPGVALEIANITPQPWPGVAMLNQQFTIQNLQAARQQQPFPLVHLATHAEFNAGSPADSYIQFVNSRLNLKEIRNLQWQNPPVDLLVLSACTTALGNTQAELGFVGLALQSGVKSALGSLWRVSDLGTMALMSEFYWQLKAKSFKAQALQQAQIRMINGEINLDAGELHTSRGAIAVEDELLTLRNPELSHPYYWASFSLIGNPF; encoded by the coding sequence GTGAGTTCACAGCCCAGTAATGCCCTCAACGTCCAACAGGTAAACGAGCTTACCACGGACCTTGAAGGTAAATGGGCAGGAATTTACGAAAACTATTTCCAAGAAGATTTCTCTAGCCTGGGTTTAACCACCGAGGAAATTGGTAAAAAATTAGCTTCTCTACAGCAACAAACGGGGCAAAAAGCGGCCATTTTTTGGATTAATCCCGAAGCAGATGGGGTTTCCATTTGTCTGTTAACCGGCGATCGCCCAACGGTGGGGGTAAAGGTGCTGGATACGGCGGAACAAAATTTGATGGCCACCGCGGAAATGTTTGCCCTGCAAGTGAGTGATCCCCGCAACCAAAATTATCGAGCCACCGGCAAAAAGTTATATGACTGGTTGATTGCTCCTGTGGCGAACGAATTGAAAGCCAATGCCATTGACACCCTAATTTTTTGTGTGGGTCCTAAACTGCGCTCTCTCCCCTTTGCCGCCCTCTATGACGGGGAGAAATTTTTAGCCGAGCAATATGCCATCACCCGTATTCCTGGTTTTAACCTGACAGAGTGGGGCCCCACCGACCTGAGTCAAGCAAGAATTCTGGCTATGGGATCTTCGGAATTCACGGATGCTGAACCGTTACCGGGGGTGGCTTTGGAGATTGCCAACATTACCCCCCAACCCTGGCCCGGGGTTGCCATGCTCAACCAACAATTCACGATACAAAATTTGCAGGCGGCCCGCCAACAACAGCCCTTTCCCTTGGTGCATCTGGCCACCCATGCGGAATTTAATGCCGGTTCCCCCGCCGACTCCTACATTCAGTTTGTTAACAGTCGCTTGAACCTCAAGGAAATTAGGAATTTACAATGGCAGAATCCTCCCGTTGATCTTTTAGTGCTCAGCGCTTGCACCACTGCCTTGGGTAATACTCAGGCGGAATTGGGGTTTGTGGGCCTGGCTCTGCAATCTGGGGTCAAATCAGCCCTGGGTAGTTTGTGGCGGGTCAGTGATCTGGGCACCATGGCTTTGATGAGTGAATTTTATTGGCAGTTAAAAGCTAAATCCTTCAAGGCCCAAGCTCTGCAACAGGCCCAAATCAGGATGATTAATGGGGAAATTAACCTCGATGCTGGAGAATTGCACACTTCCCGGGGGGCGATCGCCGTGGAGGATGAATTATTAACGTTGAGAAATCCCGAACTTTCCCATCCCTACTATTGGGCAAGCTTTTCCCTGATTGGCAATCCTTTTTAG
- the gloA gene encoding lactoylglutathione lyase: protein MFLLHTMIRVGDLDKSLQFYCDILGMNLLRKKDYPSGEFTLAFVGYGKESENAVIELTHNWGTDKYDLGNGFGHIALGVEDIYSTCDKIRDKGGKVVREPGPMKHGTTVIAFVEDPDGYKIELIQTSSKKD, encoded by the coding sequence ATGTTCTTGCTACACACCATGATTCGAGTGGGAGATTTAGACAAATCCCTGCAATTTTACTGCGACATTTTGGGGATGAATTTACTCCGCAAAAAAGACTACCCCAGTGGGGAATTTACCCTCGCTTTTGTGGGTTATGGCAAAGAATCGGAGAACGCGGTGATTGAGTTAACCCATAACTGGGGCACCGATAAATACGATTTGGGTAATGGTTTTGGCCACATTGCCCTGGGGGTGGAAGACATTTATAGCACCTGCGACAAAATCAGAGATAAGGGAGGGAAAGTGGTGCGGGAACCGGGGCCGATGAAGCACGGCACCACCGTCATTGCTTTTGTGGAAGATCCCGATGGCTACAAAATTGAATTGATCCAAACTTCCTCAAAGAAAGATTAG
- a CDS encoding SDR family oxidoreductase, whose protein sequence is MNLLNKTALVTGSSRGIGRAIAEELAKQGLGKIILVARNHASLQTLADELEQRHPGLQAIALPLDLTQPVAVNTAIARTWRDHGPIHLLVNCAGVAHQNPFLHSRFPEVYQEISLNLMGLYCITRCVARRMVSQKEGTIVNVSSLMGKVAAPTMATYSATKFAILGFSQALRGELARHNIAVVTLLPTLTDTDMAKGLQKFRWVRAMTAGRVAQSLVKGLKQNRSEILVGWQSHLAVWCQRFAPQLLERVLLLATPQSV, encoded by the coding sequence ATGAATTTACTCAACAAAACTGCTTTAGTGACCGGATCTTCCCGGGGCATCGGCCGGGCAATCGCCGAAGAACTAGCCAAACAAGGTCTGGGAAAAATTATCCTTGTGGCCCGTAACCACGCCAGTCTGCAAACATTGGCTGACGAATTAGAACAACGACATCCCGGATTACAGGCCATTGCCTTGCCCCTGGACCTAACCCAACCCGTGGCCGTCAACACGGCGATCGCCAGAACTTGGCGGGACCATGGCCCCATCCATTTGCTGGTTAACTGTGCCGGGGTTGCCCACCAAAATCCCTTTCTCCATAGCCGCTTCCCGGAAGTTTACCAAGAAATTTCCCTTAACCTAATGGGTCTGTATTGCATCACCCGTTGCGTGGCCCGACGCATGGTCTCCCAAAAAGAGGGCACCATTGTCAACGTTTCTAGTTTGATGGGCAAAGTGGCGGCCCCCACCATGGCCACCTATTCCGCCACTAAGTTTGCCATTCTCGGCTTTAGCCAAGCTCTGCGGGGAGAACTGGCCCGCCATAACATCGCTGTGGTTACCCTGCTACCCACCCTGACCGACACGGATATGGCCAAGGGTTTACAAAAATTCCGCTGGGTCAGAGCCATGACCGCCGGTCGAGTGGCCCAATCCTTAGTCAAAGGTTTAAAACAAAACCGTAGTGAAATTTTGGTGGGTTGGCAGAGTCATCTGGCTGTGTGGTGCCAACGGTTTGCCCCCCAATTATTGGAACGGGTACTGCTGTTGGCTACCCCCCAATCGGTTTGA
- the rsmD gene encoding 16S rRNA (guanine(966)-N(2))-methyltransferase RsmD, whose product MRIYGNRLLKTLPGQQTRPTTGKVRLALFNIWRGEIQHCHWLDLCAGNGTLGAEALCRDADKVVAIEQSAKVCTIIKENWQKLAKPGQQWSVLRGDVLKLLPSLAGQTFDRIYFDPPYGSGLYNPVLTLVGELQILSPTGEMAVEYDRHHWQPPEQIAGLELMRQKKYGLSNLAFYWREQGEALPI is encoded by the coding sequence ATGCGTATTTACGGCAATCGCCTCCTGAAAACCCTACCGGGGCAACAGACTAGACCTACCACAGGGAAAGTCCGCCTGGCATTATTCAACATTTGGCGGGGAGAAATTCAGCACTGCCACTGGTTGGACCTCTGTGCGGGCAATGGCACCCTGGGGGCTGAGGCCCTGTGTCGGGACGCGGACAAAGTAGTGGCGATCGAGCAGTCTGCCAAAGTTTGCACCATCATCAAAGAAAATTGGCAAAAACTAGCGAAGCCTGGGCAACAATGGTCAGTTTTGCGGGGAGATGTGCTGAAATTGCTCCCAAGCTTGGCAGGACAAACCTTTGACCGCATTTACTTTGATCCCCCCTATGGCAGTGGACTATACAACCCTGTTTTAACCCTGGTGGGGGAATTGCAAATTCTCAGCCCCACTGGAGAAATGGCAGTGGAATATGACCGACACCATTGGCAGCCACCGGAGCAGATTGCTGGGTTGGAATTAATGCGTCAAAAAAAATATGGGTTGAGCAATTTAGCTTTTTATTGGCGGGAGCAAGGGGAAGCTTTGCCGATATAG
- a CDS encoding glycosyltransferase family 1 protein, which translates to MKFCCEGRSPGAALDSAFYFVDVDLIYPHLAMRVALFTETFLPKIDGIVTRLKHTVENLQRQGHQVLVFCPEGGLKEYKGAKIHGVKGMPLPLYPELKLAFPSPQIKQALLKFQPDLIHVVNPAVLGLGGIYYAKNLHIPLVASYHTHLPQYLQHYGLGALEGVLWELLKLAHNQAELNLCTSSAMVQELVNHGIERVDLWQRGVDTELFQPHLKSAQMRQKLSQGHPDDPLFLYVGRVSAEKQIDEIKPVLEAIPQARLAIVGDGPNRKNLEAHFAGTNTYFAGYMQGLELAAAFASADAFIFPSRTETLGLVLLEAMAAGCPVVAAASGGILDIVTDGENGYLFDPAVAGGVVQATQRLMSAPGDRELLRQNARQEAERWGWPAATRQLVDYYQLVAYGENDAPLAA; encoded by the coding sequence GTGAAGTTTTGTTGTGAAGGGCGATCGCCGGGTGCGGCCCTGGATAGTGCCTTCTATTTTGTTGATGTTGATCTGATTTACCCCCATCTAGCCATGCGTGTTGCCCTGTTTACGGAAACCTTTTTGCCCAAAATTGATGGAATTGTCACCCGTCTGAAGCACACAGTGGAAAATCTGCAACGCCAAGGGCATCAGGTATTGGTCTTTTGTCCAGAGGGGGGGCTCAAGGAATATAAAGGGGCAAAAATCCATGGAGTGAAGGGCATGCCTTTACCCCTTTACCCAGAACTAAAACTGGCTTTCCCGTCGCCCCAAATTAAACAGGCCCTGCTGAAATTTCAACCAGACCTAATCCATGTGGTCAATCCAGCGGTATTGGGCTTGGGAGGCATCTATTACGCTAAAAATTTGCATATTCCCCTAGTGGCTTCCTATCACACCCATTTACCCCAATATTTGCAACATTATGGTCTAGGGGCCCTGGAAGGGGTGCTGTGGGAACTGTTAAAACTGGCCCATAACCAAGCGGAATTAAATCTTTGCACTTCCTCCGCCATGGTGCAGGAATTAGTCAACCACGGCATTGAACGGGTGGATTTATGGCAACGAGGGGTAGATACGGAACTGTTTCAGCCCCACCTGAAATCGGCCCAAATGCGGCAAAAACTGTCCCAGGGTCACCCTGACGATCCCCTATTTTTATATGTTGGTCGGGTTTCGGCGGAAAAACAAATCGATGAAATTAAGCCAGTGCTCGAGGCCATTCCCCAGGCCCGGTTGGCGATCGTGGGGGATGGACCTAACCGAAAAAATTTAGAAGCCCATTTTGCTGGCACTAATACCTATTTTGCCGGCTATATGCAGGGATTAGAGTTGGCGGCGGCCTTTGCTTCCGCTGATGCGTTCATTTTTCCTTCCCGTACTGAAACCCTGGGCTTAGTACTTTTGGAAGCTATGGCGGCGGGCTGTCCCGTGGTAGCGGCGGCCTCTGGGGGCATTTTAGACATTGTCACCGATGGTGAAAACGGTTACCTGTTTGATCCCGCTGTGGCAGGGGGAGTGGTGCAAGCCACCCAAAGGTTAATGTCCGCCCCTGGCGATCGAGAACTCTTGCGACAAAACGCTCGGCAAGAAGCGGAACGATGGGGTTGGCCAGCGGCCACCAGACAATTGGTGGACTACTACCAACTGGTAGCCTATGGGGAAAATGACGCTCCGTTAGCGGCTTAG
- the gnd gene encoding decarboxylating NADP(+)-dependent phosphogluconate dehydrogenase: MTKRTFGVIGLAVMGENLALNVESRGFPIAVFNRSPNKTEKFMAERAVGKDIKAAYTVEEFVQLLERPRKILVMVKAGGPVDAVINELKPLLEEGDMIIDGGNSLYEDTERRTKDLEATGLGFVGMGVSGGEEGALLGPSLMPGGTPAAYKELEPILTKIAAQVEDPDNPACVTFIGPGGAGHYVKMVHNGIEYGDMQLIAEAYDILKNGLGLSNEQLHEVFGQWNQTDELNSFLIEISTDIFAKKDPETGGHLIDYILDAAGQKGTGRWTVMSGLELGVPIPTIYAAVNARVMSSLKEERVAASGQLSGPSKTFSGDVEAWIPKVRDALYCSKMCSYAQGMALIAKASQEFGYDVNLPEIARIWKGGCIIRAGFLDKIKKAFKDNPQLPNLLLAPEFKQSILDRQGPWREVLMLANEMGIAVPAFSSSLDYFDSYRRAVLPQNLTQAQRDYFGAHTYERTDKPRGEFFHTEWLD; this comes from the coding sequence ATGACTAAGCGAACTTTTGGGGTAATTGGACTAGCGGTAATGGGGGAAAATCTTGCCCTCAACGTGGAAAGTCGAGGCTTTCCCATCGCCGTGTTTAACCGTTCCCCCAACAAAACTGAGAAATTCATGGCCGAACGGGCTGTGGGCAAAGATATCAAAGCCGCCTACACCGTAGAAGAATTTGTCCAACTGTTGGAACGCCCCCGTAAAATCCTTGTAATGGTCAAAGCTGGGGGACCCGTGGATGCAGTGATCAATGAGTTGAAGCCCCTGTTGGAAGAAGGGGACATGATCATTGATGGTGGCAACTCCCTTTATGAAGATACGGAACGTCGCACCAAAGATTTGGAAGCCACCGGCCTGGGCTTTGTCGGCATGGGAGTCAGTGGAGGGGAAGAAGGCGCATTACTGGGTCCTAGTTTGATGCCCGGTGGTACCCCGGCCGCCTACAAAGAATTGGAACCCATTCTGACTAAAATTGCCGCCCAGGTGGAAGACCCCGATAATCCCGCCTGTGTGACTTTTATTGGCCCAGGGGGAGCAGGACATTACGTCAAAATGGTCCACAACGGCATTGAGTATGGCGATATGCAACTAATCGCTGAAGCCTACGACATCTTGAAAAATGGCCTCGGCTTGAGCAACGAACAACTCCACGAAGTTTTTGGCCAATGGAATCAAACCGATGAGTTAAACTCCTTCCTGATTGAAATCAGCACCGACATTTTTGCTAAAAAGGATCCCGAAACCGGAGGCCATTTAATTGACTACATCCTTGATGCCGCCGGCCAAAAGGGCACAGGACGCTGGACGGTGATGAGTGGTTTGGAATTAGGAGTGCCCATTCCCACTATTTACGCCGCCGTTAACGCCAGGGTAATGTCTTCCCTCAAAGAAGAACGGGTGGCCGCTTCCGGTCAACTGTCGGGTCCCAGTAAAACCTTTAGTGGGGACGTAGAAGCCTGGATTCCTAAGGTGCGGGATGCCCTCTATTGCTCGAAAATGTGTTCCTATGCCCAGGGCATGGCCCTAATTGCCAAAGCTTCCCAGGAATTTGGCTACGACGTTAACCTGCCGGAAATTGCCCGCATTTGGAAAGGGGGTTGCATTATCCGAGCTGGCTTTTTAGACAAGATCAAGAAAGCTTTTAAAGACAATCCCCAGTTGCCCAATTTACTTCTAGCTCCGGAATTCAAGCAAAGTATTTTGGATCGCCAGGGGCCATGGCGAGAAGTGTTGATGCTGGCCAATGAAATGGGCATTGCAGTGCCGGCCTTTAGTTCCTCGTTGGATTACTTTGACAGTTACCGGCGGGCGGTGCTTCCCCAAAACCTGACTCAAGCGCAACGGGATTACTTTGGGGCCCACACCTATGAACGGACTGATAAGCCGAGGGGAGAATTTTTCCACACGGAATGGCTTGATTGA
- a CDS encoding SGNH/GDSL hydrolase family protein, whose amino-acid sequence MTKSPQKKQWLANALLVLGSLGFAVVVAEVALRLMGIGYPSFYQVDPQRGHSLIPNFSSRWTHEGNGLVRINADGLRDRHYEKEKPADTYRIVVLGDSFSEAIQVDEDETYWSAIEKNLPSCPGLTGKTVEVINFGVGDYGTAQEYLTLQHHAMEYQPDLVLLQIFTGNDIVNNSRQLSPGDRLAPFWEEVDGKWQMQFDFKETAAYQRRNSAPRRFLYSLINRVQLLQVLNEAKRQWVTQRTLTTQQQGNADIIPALDFDVNLYREPTDPAWEQAWAATESLVIATSQLSREESADFLAVVISNPPQVYPDRQVREKLKQLGAENLFYPDQRLSALGQQEDFPVLTLAKTMQQKADAEQIYWHGFENTIPGVGHWNVQGHQLAGELIGDRLCQMVTEQKK is encoded by the coding sequence ATGACAAAATCTCCTCAAAAGAAACAGTGGTTGGCCAATGCCTTACTGGTGCTGGGCAGTTTAGGTTTTGCCGTGGTGGTGGCGGAAGTGGCCCTGAGGTTAATGGGCATTGGTTATCCCAGTTTTTACCAAGTCGATCCCCAACGGGGCCATAGTTTAATTCCCAATTTCAGCTCCCGTTGGACCCATGAAGGCAATGGTTTGGTAAGAATTAATGCCGATGGCCTGCGCGATCGCCATTATGAAAAGGAGAAACCGGCGGATACCTATCGCATTGTGGTATTGGGGGATTCTTTTTCCGAAGCAATTCAGGTTGATGAAGATGAGACCTATTGGAGCGCCATAGAAAAAAATTTGCCTTCCTGCCCCGGCTTAACGGGTAAAACGGTGGAAGTAATTAATTTTGGTGTGGGGGACTACGGCACTGCCCAGGAATATTTAACTCTCCAGCACCATGCCATGGAATACCAGCCAGATTTAGTCTTACTGCAAATTTTCACCGGCAATGACATTGTCAATAACTCTCGTCAACTCAGCCCTGGCGATCGCCTAGCGCCCTTTTGGGAAGAGGTGGATGGTAAATGGCAAATGCAGTTCGATTTTAAGGAAACAGCGGCCTATCAACGGCGGAATAGTGCCCCAAGACGATTCCTGTACAGCTTGATTAATCGGGTGCAGTTGCTACAAGTACTCAACGAAGCCAAACGACAATGGGTAACCCAGCGGACTTTAACCACCCAACAGCAAGGCAATGCTGACATCATTCCCGCTCTAGATTTCGACGTTAATTTATACCGGGAACCCACTGACCCCGCCTGGGAACAAGCTTGGGCCGCTACGGAATCTTTAGTCATAGCGACCAGTCAACTAAGTAGGGAAGAAAGTGCTGATTTTTTAGCAGTGGTGATTAGCAATCCTCCCCAGGTATATCCCGATCGCCAGGTGCGGGAAAAGTTAAAGCAGCTAGGGGCGGAGAATTTGTTTTACCCTGATCAACGGTTGAGCGCATTGGGACAACAGGAGGATTTTCCTGTGTTGACCCTGGCGAAAACCATGCAACAAAAAGCCGATGCGGAGCAAATTTATTGGCACGGTTTTGAGAACACCATCCCCGGAGTGGGTCATTGGAATGTTCAGGGCCATCAACTGGCCGGCGAATTAATTGGCGATCGCCTTTGCCAAATGGTGACAGAGCAAAAAAAGTAA